One Echinicola strongylocentroti DNA window includes the following coding sequences:
- a CDS encoding carboxylesterase family protein, with translation MGRWPKKYAAAIAICGGGNLSLAKKYAHHTSLWITHGGKDDIVPPILSQRVYKVLKEEGADVKYSFYPEANHNAWDPTFAEPELLPWLFSKHK, from the coding sequence CTGGGAAGGTGGCCAAAGAAGTATGCCGCTGCCATCGCCATCTGTGGTGGAGGCAATCTTTCGCTAGCCAAAAAATACGCCCATCACACCTCCCTGTGGATCACCCATGGTGGCAAGGACGATATCGTCCCCCCTATCCTTTCGCAACGGGTATACAAGGTACTCAAAGAAGAAGGAGCTGACGTGAAATACAGCTTCTATCCAGAAGCCAATCACAATGCCTGGGATCCGACTTTTGCCGAGCCGGAATTATTGCCCTGGCTATTCTCAAAACATAAATAA
- a CDS encoding carboxylesterase family protein produces the protein MNTLKTYFPVLVAILILCSSSGLSAQDKSLFEKRVFVNHKGDSLLYRILYPENYDNGKKYPMVLFLHGAGERGSDNEKQLSNGADLFLSPENREQFPAIVVFPQCPMDKYWIDISVRKELFGKGDPDFSQSVKQPSEQLDLVNELTKKLIKKERIDKKRLYVMGLSMGDLAHSRHWEGGQRSMPLPSPSVVEAIFR, from the coding sequence GTTCTGGTTGCCATCCTGATACTCTGCAGTTCCAGTGGATTATCGGCCCAGGACAAGTCGCTATTTGAAAAACGGGTATTTGTCAATCATAAAGGTGACTCTCTCCTTTACCGAATACTGTATCCTGAAAACTATGACAACGGCAAAAAGTACCCCATGGTGCTTTTTCTCCATGGCGCTGGCGAACGGGGAAGTGACAATGAAAAACAGCTTTCCAATGGTGCTGACCTTTTCCTATCGCCAGAAAATCGAGAACAGTTCCCTGCTATTGTAGTCTTCCCGCAATGCCCGATGGACAAGTACTGGATAGACATCAGCGTCCGCAAGGAGCTCTTCGGCAAAGGTGACCCTGACTTTAGCCAGTCTGTGAAGCAGCCCTCCGAGCAACTGGATCTGGTCAACGAACTGACCAAAAAGCTGATCAAAAAAGAACGGATTGACAAAAAACGCCTTTACGTCATGGGACTGTCTATGGGGGATTTGGCACATTCGAGACACTGGGAAGGTGGCCAAAGAAGTATGCCGCTGCCATCGCCATCTGTGGTGGAGGCAATCTTTCGCTAG